A region from the Rhodopseudomonas julia genome encodes:
- a CDS encoding LLM class flavin-dependent oxidoreductase, giving the protein MLSVLDLAPVPEGTSAADALRATATFAEAADRLGYHRLWYAEHHGIPNIASASPEVLIGHAAERTTRIRVGSGGVMLPNHVPLRVVETYRTLEALYPDRIDLGIGRAGGSDSRTLSALRAVDGGQFAQQMAELIAFETGGFPEGHPYQAIEVVPGEVSLPPIWLLGSSGASAEFSGLNGFGYAFAGHFSPAPAAPAFQAYRHAFKPSDDFPTPRTLLCLAAICAPSEEEAAYLAGSMELAWLRLRQGGLRKLSSPQEAADYSYKPQDRATVEAYRRIAITGTPEKVRREIEARAAACDADEVMVTTNVWDPKARVASLDLLARAFDLPRPSLAAAETKLA; this is encoded by the coding sequence ATGCTTTCCGTCCTCGATCTGGCGCCCGTGCCAGAGGGGACGAGCGCAGCCGACGCGCTGCGTGCCACCGCGACCTTTGCCGAGGCCGCCGACCGCTTGGGCTATCACCGCCTGTGGTATGCCGAACACCACGGCATTCCCAACATCGCCTCCGCCTCGCCGGAAGTCCTGATCGGCCATGCGGCGGAGCGCACGACGCGCATTCGCGTCGGCTCCGGCGGGGTGATGCTGCCGAACCACGTGCCCTTGCGCGTGGTGGAGACCTACCGGACGCTGGAAGCGCTTTATCCCGATCGCATCGATCTCGGCATCGGACGGGCGGGCGGCAGCGACAGCCGCACGCTGTCGGCGCTGAGGGCGGTCGACGGCGGCCAGTTCGCCCAGCAAATGGCCGAATTGATCGCCTTCGAGACGGGCGGTTTTCCGGAAGGGCATCCCTATCAGGCGATCGAAGTGGTGCCGGGCGAGGTGTCGCTGCCGCCGATCTGGCTTCTCGGCTCGTCGGGCGCGAGCGCGGAATTCTCAGGCCTCAACGGTTTCGGCTATGCCTTTGCCGGGCATTTTTCGCCAGCACCGGCAGCTCCGGCCTTTCAGGCCTACCGCCATGCCTTCAAACCCTCGGACGATTTTCCGACGCCGAGGACGCTCCTCTGCCTCGCCGCCATCTGCGCGCCGAGCGAGGAGGAGGCGGCCTATCTCGCAGGGTCGATGGAGCTTGCCTGGCTGCGGCTGCGCCAGGGCGGGCTGCGCAAGCTGTCGAGCCCGCAAGAGGCCGCCGATTACAGCTATAAGCCGCAGGACCGCGCCACCGTGGAGGCATACCGGAGGATCGCCATCACCGGCACGCCGGAAAAGGTCCGGCGCGAGATCGAAGCGCGTGCCGCCGCCTGCGACGCCGACGAGGTGATGGTGACCACGAATGTCTGGGATCCGAAGGCCAGGGTGGCAAGCCTCGATCTTCTGGCGCGGGCTTTCGACCTGCCGCGGCCTTCGCTTGCAGCAGCCGAAACGAAACTCGCTTGA
- a CDS encoding YcgN family cysteine cluster protein — MLEKEPFWRQKALEELSDAEWEALCDGCGRCCLNKLQDYDTGEISWTNVACRLYDEDACRCRDYENRIETVPDCLPLSPEAVREISWLPPSCAYRLVAEGRDLYWWHHLVSGSRDTVHEAGISTRGRTVSERHVPVDEWEDFLVEWPVETPAR; from the coding sequence ATGCTCGAAAAAGAGCCGTTCTGGCGTCAAAAGGCGCTCGAAGAACTGAGTGATGCGGAGTGGGAGGCGCTGTGCGACGGCTGCGGCCGCTGCTGCCTCAACAAGCTTCAGGATTACGACACGGGCGAGATCTCGTGGACGAATGTCGCCTGCCGTCTCTACGACGAAGACGCCTGTCGCTGCCGCGATTATGAGAACCGCATCGAAACCGTGCCCGACTGCCTGCCGTTGTCGCCCGAGGCGGTGCGCGAGATTTCCTGGCTGCCGCCGTCCTGCGCCTATCGCCTGGTCGCGGAAGGGCGCGATCTCTATTGGTGGCACCATCTCGTCTCCGGCTCGCGCGACACGGTGCACGAGGCGGGGATTTCGACGCGCGGCCGCACGGTCTCGGAAAGGCACGTGCCGGTGGACGAATGGGAAGATTTTCTTGTCGAATGGCCTGTCGAGACGCCGGCGAGGTAA